The Corynebacterium felinum DNA segment GAGTTCATGCACACCACCGCCCGCGCCCTAGAGCAGGTAGGTGGCGCGAAACGCGCGAAAGCAATCTTGATTCTCAACCCTGTAGAACCACCAATGCTGATGCGCAACACCGTGTATTGCTCACTGCCTGCCGAAGCAGCAGAACCTGGCCCACTGCAGGACCAGATCACCCAATCTATCGAGCACATGGTGGAAACAGTGCAGTCGTATGTGCCCGGCTATCACCTCACCGCCGCCCCACAGTTCGATAGCGCACGCCCCGAGTGGAACGGCTGGGGTCGCGTCACTGTTCTCATTGAGGTCAAGGGCGCTGCGGACTACCTGCCGGAGTATGCGGGAAATCTCGACATCATCACCGCCGCAGCTGTAGCGACCGCCGATAAGTATGTTGACCTGCTGGCCACCCAACCTGTTTCTTCCTGACCGAGCACACTAGAAGGATTTTCATCATGACTACGATTCGAATCAACGACACCACGCTTCGGGATGGCTCACACGCAATCCGCCACCAGTACACCGCCGATCAAGTCCGCCGCGTTGTGCGCGCACTTGACGATGCGAATGTGGAAATGATTGAGGTCACTCACGGGGATGGGTTAGGGGGCTCGTCTTTCAACTACGGCTTTTCCCACACCAATGACCTCGACCTGATTGAGGTTGCAGTTGATGAGGCGAAGAATGCACAAATCGCCTGCCTATTGCTGCCTGGTTTGGGCACCATTGATGATTTGAAGGAAGCACATCGACGCGGTGCACGCATGGTTCGTATTGCCACACACTGCACCGAGGCTGATATTTCGATTAAGCATTTCCAGGCAGCCCGCGAACTCGGGATGGAAACAGGTGGTTTCCTCATGTTGTCGCACCGGATCAGCCCACAAGAGCTTGCGGCTCAAGCCCGAATCATGGTTGATGCTGGTTGCCAATGTGTGTTCGTGGTGGATTCGGCTGGTGCGTTAATTATGGAGCAAGCTTCGGATCGCGTGGCGGCACTGGTCGATGAGATCGGCGAGGAGGCCCAGGTGGGCTTCCATGGTCACCAGAACTTGTCTTTTGGTGTGACAAATTCTGTGCTTGCGGTTCGTGCCGGCGCCCGCCAGATTGATGGTTCGCTTGCTGGTTTGGGTGCAGGCGCAGGCAATTCCCCCACCGAGGTGTTGGCGGTCGCGTTTGAGCGTTTGGGCATTAAGCACGGGGTGAATGTGGAGAAGATTCTTGCTGCTGCTGAGGATGTGCTCAAGCCAATGGTGGATCGTCTGCCCATGATGGATCGAGGGTCGATTGTGCAAGGACAAATGGGTGTGTACAACTCATTTTTGCTGCATGCTGAGCGTGCCGCCACACGCTATGGTGTTCCTGTTGCAGATATTTTGCAGGAGATTGGTCGTCGCGGTTACGTCGGTGGTCAAGAGGACATGATTATTGATGTTGCTGTTGCTCTAGCCAGCTAACACCGTACCGGGTAGGGGCGGGTTTTGTTTGCCTTCCTCCCTTTTTGAGGGTGACACTGAAAAAGGATGAGGGAGGAGGGCTAATGAAACCCGCCCTTCGTATGGTTTGCTACCACGATGTTCTCGGAAGTGATCATGTAGGTCTGCGCACAACTGCAACGTATGCTGCGACGCCACTAAGAAGGAATAGGGCAGTAGTTGCCGGTAGGTGCGTTGTGGGCATCAGCTACACAGCCAAACCACCTTCGTTATCAGGAACTCACCTCCTAAGAACGCGCCCCATGTCAGGCGAACTAAAAGCCCGCTAGCAAGCTATGCCGCTAGCGGGCTCCCTTGCCCTTAGATGACTAGAACAGGGGGATGCCATCATCAAATAGGATTTGAGCAACTCATCCGTCTAACGTTCTTTCGGCTGTCCGCAGATTGTCGTCGCACCGAGGAAGCCACCAAGCATGACTGATGATGCTTATACGCCAGAGAAGTACCGTGAATGTGATCGGCGAAGATTCTCTTCACTTGCACTTGCGACCGCTACAATCTCCAAATCAGGATCTGTATTAAATTTGTCTAGGCGTAGGCGTTCCCGAGTAGCTTCTGAAAGTGAATCATACTTCTCACATTGAACAGTCCCCATTAGACGATGATACTTAATCAAGAATGCTGACATGGGGCTTTCACTTTCCTTTCTGAGCTATATCCGCTCGTACTTTAACTAGCTTTGCACGCCTCTCTTCGAGTATCCCATAAGCTCGGCCCCGCAAGAGGGACTACAGTGCGTATGGTCGCTGGGGAAGTGCACTGTTAAGCGGGGGTTTTCATGCTCGCTTTACGACGTTGCTCCTGAGCGCGTTGGAAATTCACTGCCGCCCGGCCCGCGGCCTTGCAGGTTCGACGAAGCGCAGGGATATGCAGTTCTGGGTTGAAACTCAGTGTCGGGCCACTGACGCTCATCGCGGCAATAGGAGTGTTGTTGCGGCCGAAAATCGGTGCTGCCACGCAGGACAAGCCCTCGGTGATTTCTTCCCGATCGTAGGCAACGCCGTCGATACGCACCTGAGCTAATTCCTCCCGAAATTGTTCCGGATCAGTAATTGTGTGCTCAGTCCACGGGCTTAAACCCGCTTTAATCACCGATTCGGTACGCTCATAGTCCCAGGCAAGAATAGCCTTTCCTACGCCTGTGCAATACGCGGGGGCGCTACCCCCGATACGCGAAGGGGCAGGAATGCGCTTGATAGAAAACAACTTATTCACATACACCACCTGATTTCCTTGAAGGAAAGCAAGATGTACCGTTTGGCGAGTCTGCTCGAAAAGCGCGGCTAAGTAAGGGGTGAGTACTTCACCCACCACTTCCTTTTTCAAAGATCCGATAGTGTTGGTCAGCTCAAAACACAACGGCCCTAAGCGATACACATCCCCGGCGCGCTCGACAGCCCCGTTGGCAACGAGGGTTGCTAGTAATCGATGGCAGGTTGTTTTGGACATTCCTGCACGCCGTGCCAGTTCACTCACCCCAATCCCGTTGGCGTCGTGCTCACCGAAACAGCGCAGAAGGCTAAAGGCTTTATCCACCGCGCTGCGGCTATCGGTTGTCTTGGCAGGTGCAAGGTCGGGGGCTTTCTCGATGACCATCAGGCTTAAGTTCCTTTCGTTTCTCGTTGTGTTTCACCTCTAGGCTGCTTGTGGGTGTTCACTCAGGCAGTGAATCCGTCGGGAGCGTGCGCGGTGAAAGGTAGGGGGAGTGAGGGGGGGTTGGGTGCACTGGGCTAAACGATGCACTAAGGGGGGATGTGGTGTGCGCGGAGGGACGCAAGAAAGTACGTAGTGCCGCCTCCTCAAGTCACCACTGTTGGTGTTTGTTAACCTCCATTCTCAGATCTGAAGCAAAAATTGTGTTGTGCTTATCTGTGAGATTCTGCTGAGGAGTGGAGCGGGAGACGAAATTTTTCTTCGTTCCCACACCTTTCCAGGGGAGGGGGTGGGGGAGTTGGATAGGGGTCTTTGGCATTAAATTAACCCCAACCCACCCCCATATTTTCTCTTTCGTTCCATTGTGCGGAACGTTATTAGTTCCATCTGAAGGAGTGACGGCACAGTAGAAAACAACAAAATGTGAGTCAGCATACACAAGGGGTGTTTCCTCCGTTTAGACCCTGCACTTCTTGTGGCATCCATTTTTGTCGTATCCCCCACACACCCAAGGAGAGTTTTCGTGTTTACGCCAAACAATCCCATGCCTAGGGGTGGGCTGAAACGGCCCCCCAGCCTCGACGCTAACTTAGATGTCAGTGGCATGGTTGACCCCGACGGGGGTCTGATCGATCGTCGCATTTTCTCCGACACTGCAGTGTACCGCCAAGAAATGCGCCGCATTTTCGCCCGCAGCTGGCTTTTCATCGCCCACGAAGACCAGTTCAAAAAGCCTGGCGATTTCTTCCAAACCTATATGGGTGAAGACCCAGTCATCGCAGTTCTGAACAAGAAGCGCGAAATCCGCGTGCTGCTCAACAACTGTCGCCACCGCGGTGCCCGTGTCTGCCGCGCGGATATGGGTTCAACCAAGAACTTCACCTGCACCTACCACGGATGGTCTTTCGACCTCGACGGCAACCTAGCCAACGTGCCTGCCCAAGAGGCCTACGGCGATAGCTTCAACCCCAAGGATTGGGGCTTGGTTGCAGCACCCCGCGTCGAAAGCTACAAGGGCCTTATCTTCGCGAACTGGGATGAGCACGCCGAACCACTCGAAGAAACTCTCGGCGACATGCGCTGGTACATCGACGCATTCATGGACCGCGACCCCGAAGGCACCTGCGTGGTCGGAGGTGTGACCAAGTGGGTGCTCGATGGTAACTGGAAACTCGCCGCAGAACAGTTCGCCACCGACTGGTACCACGTCAACATGTCCCACGCCTCCGCACTAATGGTGATGTCACCCACCGGCAAGGGACCAAAGAAAGAAATCGCCATGCGCACCGGTCGCCAGTATTCCGACGAATACGGCAACGGCGCCGGCTTCCCTGTGCACCCACGCAACCGCTTCGACGCCCAGCCAGTACACGAATACTACGACTACGACTTCCTGCGCGAGCGCCTCTCGCCCGAACAGGTGATGGGCCCACTGACCAACGGGCATGCCACCGTTTTCCCGAACTTCTCCTACCTGCCAGTCAACGGTTCCATCCGCGTGTGGCACCCCAAGGGCCCCAACAAGATGGAGGTATGGAGCTGGACAGTTTTGGATAAGTCCATGCCCGAAGACGTACGCCACGCCCAGCGTCTCTACAACCTGCGCACCTTCGGACCTTCCGGCATCTTCGAGCAGGATGACGGCGAAAACTGGTCGGAATGCCAAGCAAACGCGCACGCATTCATGGTTGGCAACACCGCACTGAACTACCAGATGGGACTCGGGGACTACCGCGAAGAACCCGGCTTCCCAGGTATGACCTCCGGCCTCTACTCCGACGCCGCCGGTCGAGCTGTCTATCGGCGCTGGCGTGAACTCATGGGAACCCCTGCGTGGCACGAGCTGCGCGAGTCAGCCGACACCATCGATTCCTGCCACACCGCAAGCGAGAAAGGACACTGCCATGGGTGAGCCTGTAAAAGTGGGCACCATCGACGACATCGAACAGGAAGAAGGCATCGTCGTCGAATCCGACGTCACTGGATACGACGACCCCATTGCTATCTTCCGCACCGATGAAGACGAAATCTACGCCCTGAACGATACGTGCACGCACGGCGACGCCTCGCTGGCTGACGGATGGGTCGAAGGCACCGAAGTTGAATGCCCCATGCATTCCGGCAAATTCTGCCTGAAGTCAGGAAAAGTACTCTGCATGCCCGCAGTCGACGACACCATCACTCACAAGGTAGAAGTCCGCGACGACGAAATTTGGCTCTACCCAGGAACCCCCGCGGAGGTTGACGATGACTAATACACTCATCATTGGTGGCGGCATCGCCGGCTTTACCCTCGCTAAAGAACTCCGCGCACTCGGCCACAGCGGAAACATCGGAATTATCGACCCCGAAGGTCTGCCCTACGATCGACCACCCTTGAGCAAAGAAATCCT contains these protein-coding regions:
- the dmpG gene encoding 4-hydroxy-2-oxovalerate aldolase, which translates into the protein MFIMTTIRINDTTLRDGSHAIRHQYTADQVRRVVRALDDANVEMIEVTHGDGLGGSSFNYGFSHTNDLDLIEVAVDEAKNAQIACLLLPGLGTIDDLKEAHRRGARMVRIATHCTEADISIKHFQAARELGMETGGFLMLSHRISPQELAAQARIMVDAGCQCVFVVDSAGALIMEQASDRVAALVDEIGEEAQVGFHGHQNLSFGVTNSVLAVRAGARQIDGSLAGLGAGAGNSPTEVLAVAFERLGIKHGVNVEKILAAAEDVLKPMVDRLPMMDRGSIVQGQMGVYNSFLLHAERAATRYGVPVADILQEIGRRGYVGGQEDMIIDVAVALAS
- a CDS encoding IclR family transcriptional regulator → MVIEKAPDLAPAKTTDSRSAVDKAFSLLRCFGEHDANGIGVSELARRAGMSKTTCHRLLATLVANGAVERAGDVYRLGPLCFELTNTIGSLKKEVVGEVLTPYLAALFEQTRQTVHLAFLQGNQVVYVNKLFSIKRIPAPSRIGGSAPAYCTGVGKAILAWDYERTESVIKAGLSPWTEHTITDPEQFREELAQVRIDGVAYDREEITEGLSCVAAPIFGRNNTPIAAMSVSGPTLSFNPELHIPALRRTCKAAGRAAVNFQRAQEQRRKASMKTPA
- a CDS encoding aromatic ring-hydroxylating dioxygenase subunit alpha translates to MPRGGLKRPPSLDANLDVSGMVDPDGGLIDRRIFSDTAVYRQEMRRIFARSWLFIAHEDQFKKPGDFFQTYMGEDPVIAVLNKKREIRVLLNNCRHRGARVCRADMGSTKNFTCTYHGWSFDLDGNLANVPAQEAYGDSFNPKDWGLVAAPRVESYKGLIFANWDEHAEPLEETLGDMRWYIDAFMDRDPEGTCVVGGVTKWVLDGNWKLAAEQFATDWYHVNMSHASALMVMSPTGKGPKKEIAMRTGRQYSDEYGNGAGFPVHPRNRFDAQPVHEYYDYDFLRERLSPEQVMGPLTNGHATVFPNFSYLPVNGSIRVWHPKGPNKMEVWSWTVLDKSMPEDVRHAQRLYNLRTFGPSGIFEQDDGENWSECQANAHAFMVGNTALNYQMGLGDYREEPGFPGMTSGLYSDAAGRAVYRRWRELMGTPAWHELRESADTIDSCHTASEKGHCHG
- a CDS encoding non-heme iron oxygenase ferredoxin subunit yields the protein MGEPVKVGTIDDIEQEEGIVVESDVTGYDDPIAIFRTDEDEIYALNDTCTHGDASLADGWVEGTEVECPMHSGKFCLKSGKVLCMPAVDDTITHKVEVRDDEIWLYPGTPAEVDDD